In Candidatus Pacearchaeota archaeon, the genomic stretch AATAAAAAAGCTAAATGTGGCTAAATAAGTATTGTTTTATTTCGAAACATATTTTATAATAAAATAATGATTAAATGTTTACAACTTTATTTATTAGGTTAATAATTTAACATCTTTTTTGAGATGTTTTTAAGATTAGATATATGTCAATTAAAAAATTTAATATTTTTCTTTTAATAGTATTTTTCTTTAGTGTTATTTTCTATGGTGGGCGAACAATTATTGATGTTTTTGCGGTAAATACAGATGTTACAGCTCCATCAATTAAAACTGGAAGCGTAATTATAAATCCATCAATTGTCTTGACTGGATCTTATTTTACAATAACCATGACGGTAATAGACGATATTTCAAATATTCAAGCAGCTAATATTATTCTTGAGAGTCCGTCGGGTAACGATATTTTACACGCAGAATCAACCTCTTTAAGTTCTTCAAGTACAAGCACTAGGACTTATACCATATTAATGCCTTCTGGTTATGAAGCGGGAACATGGAAAGTTAGATCAATTTATCTTGCAGATGAACCTGGTAATACAACAACATTATATTTTGGTGATAAGATTGGTTATACCTTTGAAGTAAAAACAGGAACTGAAAATATTCAATCAACTAATCCAATTTGTACTTCATTTAATTATGGAAATTGGTGGAGCTGTCAAGCAGATGAAACACAATTAAGAGCAATTGCTAGCGCCCTTCCTTTTGGTTGCACAGGAGGCAGTCCAGTATTAAAAAATAATCAATGTACATATATTAATAATTGTAGTTCTAGTACTGATGATGCAATAAAAATAAATAATTGTATTTGGAGCGGGGGGGTATGGGACTCAAATACTTGCAACTGTGTTTGTTCAACTAGTTATCATTTTGAGGGAACAAGCTGCTTGTATACACGTACCTGTACAGTTGCTGATTATTCTTCTTGGTCAACTTGTCCTGCGACCGGAGGAACACAAACCAGGACTCTTAATGCTGGCGTAGTCTGTACAGAAACTTCAAGTGTATCCACATCTCAAGCATGTTTAAGTACAACTAATATGATTTCAACAAATGCAACTGCTGCTACTACCACTTCCTTGCGATACTGCACAGCTGCTGATTATTCTTCTTGGTCAACTTGTCCTGCGACCGGAGGAACACAAACCAGGACTCTTAATACTGGCGTAGCCTGTACGCCAACTCCAAATGTGCCTACAACTCAAACATGTACGGTTTCAAATACTATAACTACAACAACCAATAACACATCTACATTGTCGGCCTGTACGACCGCTGATTATTCTACTACTTGGTCAGCTTGTAAGCCAAACAATACTCAAACTAAAACTCTTTTGTCTACTGCTAAATGTTCAGGTCCAACAACTTTATCTCAGTCATGTGAATATAGTTATTGTGATATGACAAATTATTTATTAAATAGTCAAAATAGAGATAGCTGTAAAAATAGTGAAGGAACATGGAATTCAAATACATGTGTTTGTACTTGTCCTGCTAATCATTATCTTGATGGAAAAATTTGTGTATATACAAACATTACTTGTAATGGTTTTGAATATTCTGATTGGAGTGAATGTGTAAATGGAGTTCAAAAAAGAACTATTACAAAGAGAATACCTGATAATTGTTCTAGTGGATTTCCAGAAGCTCTTGAGAAGCAGTGTATAGTTGTTCCTACTTGCACTAAAGATGAATGGACTTGTGGAGAATGGAGTGAATGTTTAAATAATACTCAGAAAAGAATTTGTTCTCTTTCTTATGATTGTGAAGAGGTTATCACCGAGAATCCCTATAAAACAGAACAAACTTGTACCCCTCAAACGGTCAATCATATTTATTGTCAGTATACATATACTCCTTGGGGGGATTGTATTAATGGAATGCAGTATAGGGATATAGCAACTCGTTCACCAGATGGATGCGAGAATACAACAACAGAATCTTTATCAAAAATATGTAATTCATCTTCCTCTTGTCAATATACTTACAGTGATTGGGGAAGTTGTGTTAACGGGAAAAAAACAAGGACGGTTATTTCAAAATATCCGAGCACTTGTACTGACGGTCCTATTCTTGAAGATACATGCGTGGATACTCAAATTTCTGAAGAATGTCTCAATATTGGATGGACTAATTTAAGTGATTGCGAATTATATACTTATAAAGAGAAAGTATTGTCAGACTGTAGGGCTAAGAATTTAACCACCTTTGATAGTTGTCGAGAATATATACTTACATATGGTAAACCGTCTAAATGTAACGAAATAAGTGGATTAGCTTGTGATAACCTAATTAATGATTTTATTCTTTCTGGACTTAAAGATAAAATTTCAACAGTCTCTAAAGAGCAACTTTCTAGTATTGCTGGTAGTGCTGGTATAATTAATGCGCAACAAGGAATTATAACTGTTCAAATTAAATCAACAATTTCAGGAGAACCCACTCAAAGCAAAGAAATTAAAATAGAAGAGATGCCATTAGCCACTAGCAATTCAGATCAAATATCAGTAAATTTAATACCAACAAGTAGTACTTCTTTTCAAGATAGTTTATCTCCAGTTGGTATTACTTTTGATACCGATGGAGACGGTTTGCCTGATGATGTAGAAAAACGCATAGGAACGGATCCTAATAAAAAAGATACAGATGGCGACGGAATTAATGATAATGAAGAACTAAAGAATGGAACAAATCCATTAGATCCATTGGCAAATTCAACTGTAACAGTTTTATCGGGAGTTGATAAAGCATTAGTAGAAGGAAAAACATTAGAACAACCCAAACTTTCTAATTCAACTATTAGTAAAACGTTAACTGTTAATTCAATTGAATCAACTTTAACTGCTGAAAAAAATAATTTAAAACTTCAAGGAAAAGCTGAGCCCAATAAAGTAATTACTTTATTTATTTATAGTGTTATGCCGATTGTGGTAACGGTTCAATCAGATTCGAATGGAAACTGGGTTTATGAATTAGACAAAACTTTAGTTGATGGAACACACGAAGCATATGTGGCAATTAACGATGATGAAGGAAAGATTGTAGAAACCAGCTTACCAACACCTTTTTTCATAGCTCAGGCACAAGCTGTTTCAGTCGATAATTTCATTGCAGCTGGTGATGCTAGTCAAGTTTCTGATAAAACTGACGGAATGATAATATTGTATGTATTAGGAGGATTAATAGTAATATTTATTTTTATTGCTGGGATATTGATTATTAGGCAGAAATATTCTGAATAATATGAATTTTAAATTTTTAAGAGACAACAAACAGGTTGTATATTCCATAGCTTTAATGATTTTAATTCCAGGAGTGATAATTTTGAATACTTGGATATTTTCAACATCTTTTAGAAAAACAATAGATCAAAGTTTACAGGATAAAGCTATTGGTATTGGAGAATCAGTTAATGCTGGACTTTCGAATCAACTTAATTCACCAGAAGAGATGCAGACTTTTATTGATAATTGGAAAGGATATAATAGCGATACAAAATCTTTAGATATTTTTTATCGTGATAATGATACTTTCAAGCTGGTTGCAACAATGAATAATAATGAGAAATTAGGCAAAGAAGATAATTCTTTAGTCTATACTATTGCTTGGAATAATAATTGGCCAAGTGCACAAAAGATATATGAATCAGATGGAACCAATAATCATCGTTATTGGTTGGTTGTTATGCCCCTAAAAGACTTGAATGGACAGAAACAAGCCCTATTATCAATGAAGCTCTCGGCTGATGTTATAGACACAATTATGGCTATTGTTTTAGGTAAGTCGTATTGGATGTTGTTAATAACAATCATTTTTATTGTATTGCTTTTGTTGGTAAATTCTCGTCTTTTTGAATATTCTATTTTGTATAATAAAATTAAAGAGGTTGATGCAATGAAAGACGAATTCATCTCTATGGCTTCTCATGAATTAAGAACCCCAGTGACGGTTATTCGTGGTTATGCAACTATGATGATTGAAGAAGCTCAAAAATTAGGTGTCAACAATGAAGCTAAAGAATATTTATCAATCATAGATGTTTCGTCAGAAAGGTTAAATAATTTAATTGAAGATCTTTTAAATGTTTCAAGAATTGAGCAAGGAAGGTTAAAGATGGATATCAAGGAAATAGAAATATGGCCATTAATTGAAGAAACAATAAAAGAAATGAAAATACAGGCAGACAACAAAGGATTAGTTTTGTCTTGTGTTTTGGAGCCCAATACGAAATCTTTTATTTTTGCCGACAAAGATCGTTTAAAGCAAGTTTTAATTAATATCATCGGTAATTCTATTAAATATACTCCCTCAGGAAGTGTTGAGGTGAAGGCTTTAAATAGAGATAGTAATTTAGTAATAATAATTAAAGATACTGGAATTGGAATGACAGCCAAACAAAGAGAACATCTGTTTGAAAAGTTTTATAGAATTAAGACTAAAAAAACAGAAGACATTGTTGGAACTGGATTAGGTCTTTGGATTACCAAACAAATTATCGAATTAATGAAAGGAACGATCACAATCGATTCAATGGAAAACGTAGGAACACAAGTTACATTAGAATTTCCTTTAATTAAATAATAATAAAATAAAAATATGCTTAAAGATTTTATTGCTTTTCTAAAAGAATACAATATAGTTTCTTTAACAATGGCTTTTATTATGGGGGCAGCCAGTACTAGCTTGGTTAATTCATTAGTTAAAGATATTATTATGCCAATATTTTCTCCCTTGACTTCATCGGGAGATTGGCAGAATGCAGTATTAAACTTGGGGCCAATAAGTATTAAATACGGATCATTCTTGGGAGAACTTTTAAATTTTATAGTTTTGGGATTAGTGATTTTTATTATCGCTAAAAAAATATTAAAAATGGATGCTCCTAAATAATATCTTGATATTTAATCGTTTACCTTGTAAAATATACACAATATGAATAATTTAAGAAATGTAGACGTTAAAGGGAAAAAAGTGTTGGTTAGGGTAGATTTTAACGCTCCCTTAACTAAAGAAGGAGAAGTAAGCGATAATTTTAGAATTAAAAAAGCTATTCCAACTTTAGAATATTTAAGAACTAAAGAAGCAAAAGTTATAGTTATTACTCACTTAGGGCAACCCAAAGGAAAAGATTTAAAATATTCAATTAGGCCTATTGCAAGAAGATTATGGGAGTTAATGGGTGGAAGAATTAAATTTATTAACGATACAATAGGGAAAGCAGTAGAAAAGGAAATTTCCCAGATGAAAGAGGGAGACGTTATAGTTTTAGAAAATTTGAGATTTTACAAGGGAGAAGAAGAAAACAGTGAAGAATTTTCACGTCAACTTGCTC encodes the following:
- a CDS encoding Ig-like domain-containing protein codes for the protein MSIKKFNIFLLIVFFFSVIFYGGRTIIDVFAVNTDVTAPSIKTGSVIINPSIVLTGSYFTITMTVIDDISNIQAANIILESPSGNDILHAESTSLSSSSTSTRTYTILMPSGYEAGTWKVRSIYLADEPGNTTTLYFGDKIGYTFEVKTGTENIQSTNPICTSFNYGNWWSCQADETQLRAIASALPFGCTGGSPVLKNNQCTYINNCSSSTDDAIKINNCIWSGGVWDSNTCNCVCSTSYHFEGTSCLYTRTCTVADYSSWSTCPATGGTQTRTLNAGVVCTETSSVSTSQACLSTTNMISTNATAATTTSLRYCTAADYSSWSTCPATGGTQTRTLNTGVACTPTPNVPTTQTCTVSNTITTTTNNTSTLSACTTADYSTTWSACKPNNTQTKTLLSTAKCSGPTTLSQSCEYSYCDMTNYLLNSQNRDSCKNSEGTWNSNTCVCTCPANHYLDGKICVYTNITCNGFEYSDWSECVNGVQKRTITKRIPDNCSSGFPEALEKQCIVVPTCTKDEWTCGEWSECLNNTQKRICSLSYDCEEVITENPYKTEQTCTPQTVNHIYCQYTYTPWGDCINGMQYRDIATRSPDGCENTTTESLSKICNSSSSCQYTYSDWGSCVNGKKTRTVISKYPSTCTDGPILEDTCVDTQISEECLNIGWTNLSDCELYTYKEKVLSDCRAKNLTTFDSCREYILTYGKPSKCNEISGLACDNLINDFILSGLKDKISTVSKEQLSSIAGSAGIINAQQGIITVQIKSTISGEPTQSKEIKIEEMPLATSNSDQISVNLIPTSSTSFQDSLSPVGITFDTDGDGLPDDVEKRIGTDPNKKDTDGDGINDNEELKNGTNPLDPLANSTVTVLSGVDKALVEGKTLEQPKLSNSTISKTLTVNSIESTLTAEKNNLKLQGKAEPNKVITLFIYSVMPIVVTVQSDSNGNWVYELDKTLVDGTHEAYVAINDDEGKIVETSLPTPFFIAQAQAVSVDNFIAAGDASQVSDKTDGMIILYVLGGLIVIFIFIAGILIIRQKYSE
- a CDS encoding HAMP domain-containing sensor histidine kinase → MNFKFLRDNKQVVYSIALMILIPGVIILNTWIFSTSFRKTIDQSLQDKAIGIGESVNAGLSNQLNSPEEMQTFIDNWKGYNSDTKSLDIFYRDNDTFKLVATMNNNEKLGKEDNSLVYTIAWNNNWPSAQKIYESDGTNNHRYWLVVMPLKDLNGQKQALLSMKLSADVIDTIMAIVLGKSYWMLLITIIFIVLLLLVNSRLFEYSILYNKIKEVDAMKDEFISMASHELRTPVTVIRGYATMMIEEAQKLGVNNEAKEYLSIIDVSSERLNNLIEDLLNVSRIEQGRLKMDIKEIEIWPLIEETIKEMKIQADNKGLVLSCVLEPNTKSFIFADKDRLKQVLINIIGNSIKYTPSGSVEVKALNRDSNLVIIIKDTGIGMTAKQREHLFEKFYRIKTKKTEDIVGTGLGLWITKQIIELMKGTITIDSMENVGTQVTLEFPLIK
- a CDS encoding MscL family protein translates to MLKDFIAFLKEYNIVSLTMAFIMGAASTSLVNSLVKDIIMPIFSPLTSSGDWQNAVLNLGPISIKYGSFLGELLNFIVLGLVIFIIAKKILKMDAPK